From Micromonospora nigra, one genomic window encodes:
- a CDS encoding RICIN domain-containing protein, with protein MKRIGKALGIVALATVMVMAFGAVPAHSARAGGARVAPLIVPVPGQYYEIRSQAVPSRCLDVANAGNGDGVAVVVADCWGAAHQKWRFVDVGYGYYDIRPLNSQRCLDVAGSGLDQGALAMQWACWGGAKQRWRLQEFANGYHEIRNQLTQRCLDITGNGLVHGARAMIWDCWGGAKQRWLLVPINA; from the coding sequence ATGAAAAGGATCGGAAAGGCTCTCGGGATCGTCGCGCTTGCGACGGTCATGGTAATGGCTTTCGGTGCAGTTCCTGCCCATTCGGCCCGGGCGGGCGGCGCGAGGGTCGCACCGCTGATCGTCCCCGTACCCGGTCAGTACTACGAGATCAGATCCCAGGCCGTCCCCTCTCGGTGCCTGGACGTCGCGAACGCCGGAAACGGCGACGGAGTGGCGGTCGTGGTGGCGGACTGCTGGGGTGCCGCCCACCAGAAGTGGCGGTTCGTCGACGTCGGCTACGGCTACTACGACATCCGTCCGCTCAACAGTCAGCGGTGTCTCGACGTGGCGGGGTCGGGCCTCGACCAGGGCGCGCTCGCGATGCAGTGGGCGTGCTGGGGCGGCGCCAAGCAGCGCTGGCGACTCCAGGAGTTCGCGAACGGCTACCACGAGATCAGGAACCAGCTCACCCAGAGGTGCCTGGACATCACCGGCAACGGCCTCGTCCACGGGGCCCGGGCGATGATCTGGGACTGTTGGGGCGGCGCCAAGCAGCGCTGGCTTCTGGTACCGATCA
- a CDS encoding helix-turn-helix transcriptional regulator — protein sequence MRRAWPFAGRQEELQKIGTAIRAGAGHGIMLAGPAGVGKTRLAREAVALAGHRGVTTGWVTGTASSRRLALGAFTGLLGGLRGDPTVLVAEAVGAFRSNASDGQVVLGVDDAHLLDEMSALLVHQLVVQAAVVVVATVRTGEAVPDLVTRLWKDGHLERLEVGPLGQQQTGALLEAVLGGPVERTTVGRVWEFTRGNLLYLRHFVVGEVEARRLQSVRGIWRWSGGALISPGLTDLVTIRMGELTEPESLVVDVLALAEPLDVRLLAGLTDPAAIERAEEDGLIHVEAVGRHLEARLAHPLFGEVRRARMGTLRARRLRGRVSRALADAGCHRADDILRRAVLAVDSDLEPDRQLLIEAGRRAGQLCDLPMAVRLGRAAQAAGGGFEAAMIVLGAFNGLSRPSGADFAVLTATAGTDAELVRATMAQAIDLAWMAFRPAEAEAILDAAESQVAGDDGRRQLLALRALFDGQLARPVRAIEAAARALESPLLPDESVLLATTGYVIGLATVGRADELASLVAQGTTAAGRAAQYAFLRFPLITAQLLGLRLAGYLGEAADVAHRCWESARGLELPTAIASLLVGDVLLAQGRPVSALRWLREAYAGFEPFDRAGGFEHVCLIPLVRALALAGELTAATEAAAKLRAQEHPMIRCLRPDMLLSQAWLAAAQGVSSEAVALAWEAASVAAATGQSAHEVLALHTATCLGDRSAVERLTALTRQVHGPRARAAAAHAIALASDNGDALRSASDLLEAMGDRLAAADAAAQATVAYRRAHQPGAALQAEARVRRLIQDCEGIGTPTTRATGRPLPLTGREREIGTLAAQGMSNREIAHRLVVSVRTVENHLYRINTKLGLSSRAALADVLGGHPVGGAAATTVESGATLGEGGREACRHPRNARDSGSGSH from the coding sequence ATGAGGCGAGCGTGGCCGTTCGCGGGGCGTCAGGAAGAGTTGCAGAAGATCGGCACCGCCATCCGTGCCGGCGCAGGGCACGGCATCATGCTGGCCGGGCCGGCCGGGGTGGGAAAGACCAGGCTGGCGCGCGAGGCGGTCGCGCTGGCGGGCCACCGGGGAGTCACCACTGGCTGGGTCACCGGTACGGCGTCGTCGCGCAGGCTTGCCCTGGGGGCGTTCACCGGACTACTCGGTGGCCTGCGCGGTGACCCCACCGTGCTCGTGGCCGAAGCCGTTGGCGCCTTCCGGTCGAATGCGAGCGACGGTCAGGTGGTCCTCGGGGTCGACGACGCCCACCTGCTGGACGAGATGTCGGCGCTCCTGGTGCACCAACTCGTCGTACAGGCCGCGGTGGTGGTGGTGGCCACCGTACGTACCGGCGAGGCGGTACCGGACCTCGTCACCCGCCTGTGGAAGGACGGCCACCTCGAACGGCTGGAGGTGGGGCCGCTCGGGCAGCAGCAGACCGGAGCCCTGTTGGAGGCGGTGCTGGGCGGCCCCGTGGAGCGGACGACTGTGGGCCGGGTGTGGGAGTTCACCCGAGGCAACCTGTTGTACCTGCGGCACTTCGTCGTCGGGGAGGTGGAGGCCCGCCGACTGCAGTCGGTCCGGGGGATCTGGCGATGGTCCGGCGGGGCGCTGATATCACCCGGATTGACAGATCTGGTGACGATCCGGATGGGCGAGTTGACCGAGCCGGAGTCTCTGGTGGTCGACGTGCTCGCCCTCGCAGAGCCGTTGGATGTCCGCCTGCTCGCCGGGCTCACCGACCCGGCTGCGATCGAACGGGCCGAAGAGGACGGCCTCATCCACGTCGAAGCTGTCGGGCGACACCTCGAAGCCAGGCTGGCACATCCCCTCTTCGGAGAGGTCAGGCGCGCCCGCATGGGAACACTGCGGGCGCGGCGACTGCGTGGACGGGTCAGTCGGGCGCTCGCTGACGCCGGGTGCCACCGGGCCGACGACATCCTCCGTCGCGCCGTGCTGGCCGTGGACTCGGATCTGGAGCCGGACCGGCAGCTGTTGATCGAGGCGGGCCGCCGTGCCGGCCAGCTGTGTGACCTCCCCATGGCGGTACGGCTCGGGCGCGCGGCGCAGGCGGCCGGCGGCGGATTCGAAGCAGCCATGATCGTGTTGGGAGCCTTCAACGGGCTGAGTCGTCCATCCGGCGCCGACTTCGCGGTGCTGACGGCGACCGCCGGGACAGATGCCGAGCTGGTCCGGGCCACGATGGCTCAGGCCATCGACCTGGCGTGGATGGCATTCCGGCCCGCCGAGGCGGAGGCGATCCTCGATGCCGCCGAGTCCCAGGTCGCCGGGGATGACGGCCGACGGCAGCTCTTGGCGCTACGGGCGTTGTTCGACGGACAACTCGCCCGCCCGGTCCGAGCGATCGAGGCCGCGGCGAGGGCACTCGAATCCCCGCTGCTGCCCGACGAATCGGTCCTCCTCGCCACGACCGGATACGTCATCGGCCTGGCCACCGTCGGCCGGGCCGACGAGCTCGCCAGCCTGGTGGCACAGGGTACGACTGCGGCGGGCCGCGCGGCGCAGTACGCCTTCCTGCGGTTTCCGCTGATCACCGCGCAGCTGCTCGGCCTGCGCCTGGCGGGCTACCTCGGGGAGGCCGCCGACGTGGCGCACAGGTGTTGGGAGTCGGCCCGGGGCCTGGAGCTCCCGACGGCGATCGCCAGCCTGCTGGTGGGAGACGTGCTCCTGGCCCAGGGCCGGCCGGTCAGCGCCCTACGCTGGCTGCGTGAGGCGTACGCCGGGTTCGAGCCGTTCGACCGGGCTGGTGGCTTCGAACATGTCTGCCTGATCCCCCTGGTCCGCGCGCTGGCTCTCGCCGGTGAACTGACGGCCGCGACAGAGGCGGCGGCGAAGCTGCGTGCCCAGGAACACCCGATGATCCGGTGCCTCCGGCCGGACATGCTGCTGTCACAGGCGTGGCTGGCTGCGGCGCAGGGCGTGTCCAGTGAGGCGGTCGCGCTCGCGTGGGAGGCCGCGTCGGTGGCGGCGGCGACCGGGCAGTCCGCCCACGAGGTCCTGGCGCTGCACACGGCGACGTGCCTCGGCGACCGGTCAGCCGTCGAGCGGCTCACCGCGTTGACCCGTCAGGTGCACGGCCCGCGCGCACGGGCCGCCGCGGCGCACGCGATCGCGCTGGCTTCGGACAACGGCGACGCCCTCCGATCGGCCTCGGACCTGCTGGAAGCGATGGGAGACCGGCTGGCCGCCGCCGACGCGGCCGCACAGGCGACCGTCGCGTACCGCAGGGCGCACCAGCCCGGGGCCGCGCTTCAGGCTGAGGCGCGAGTACGACGGCTGATCCAGGACTGCGAGGGGATCGGGACCCCGACGACGAGGGCCACGGGCCGCCCGCTGCCCCTCACCGGGCGTGAACGGGAGATCGGCACGCTGGCCGCGCAGGGCATGTCCAACCGGGAGATCGCGCACCGGCTGGTCGTGTCGGTGCGTACCGTCGAGAACCATCTGTACCGGATCAACACCAAACTCGGCCTCAGCAGCCGGGCAGCACTCGCCGACGTGCTGGGCGGCCACCCGGTCGGGGGCGCGGCGGCCACGACAGTTGAGTCGGGTGCCACGCTCGGCGAGGGTGGCCGGGAGGCGTGCCGGCACCCCCGGAACGCGCGGGACTCCGGGAGCGGCTCCCACTGA
- a CDS encoding alpha/beta hydrolase, with amino-acid sequence MSTAIRASSILPGRREDIDLHTADGLRLVGELSRPVDRPPVATLVCLHPLPTHGGMMDSHVLRKAAWRLPALADLAVLRFNTRGTSSLRGTSEGAFDGAVGERFDVAAAIEYAEFHELPNVWLLGWSFGTDLALKYGCDPSVTGAILLSPPLRFSTPEDLATWAGSGKPVTALVPEFDDYLRPDEARERFAAIPQAEVVGVPGAKHLWVGDAETVLDEVVRRVAPAVPLPLPTTWDGPMETGDVSAYADRTVASFADTPVPGPAPDGAA; translated from the coding sequence GTGAGCACAGCGATCCGTGCGTCCTCGATCCTGCCGGGCCGCCGCGAGGACATCGACCTGCACACGGCGGACGGGCTGCGGCTGGTCGGCGAGCTGTCCCGGCCGGTCGACCGGCCGCCGGTGGCCACCCTGGTCTGCCTGCACCCGCTGCCCACCCACGGCGGGATGATGGACAGCCACGTCCTCCGCAAGGCGGCGTGGCGGCTGCCCGCCCTGGCCGACCTGGCGGTGCTGCGCTTCAACACCCGGGGCACCAGCAGCCTGCGCGGCACCAGCGAGGGGGCGTTCGACGGGGCCGTCGGCGAGCGTTTCGACGTGGCCGCCGCCATCGAGTACGCGGAGTTCCACGAGCTGCCGAACGTGTGGCTGCTCGGCTGGTCCTTCGGCACCGACCTGGCCCTGAAGTACGGCTGCGACCCGTCGGTGACCGGGGCGATCCTGCTCTCCCCGCCGCTGCGCTTCTCCACCCCGGAGGACCTGGCCACCTGGGCGGGATCGGGCAAACCGGTGACCGCCCTGGTGCCCGAGTTCGACGACTACCTGCGACCCGACGAGGCCCGGGAACGGTTCGCCGCGATCCCGCAGGCCGAGGTGGTCGGTGTGCCCGGGGCGAAGCACCTCTGGGTCGGCGACGCGGAGACGGTGCTGGACGAGGTGGTCCGCCGGGTCGCCCCGGCTGTGCCGCTGCCGCTACCGACCACCTGGGACGGCCCGATGGAGACCGGTGACGTGAGCGCGTACGCCGACCGCACCGTGGCCTCCTTCGCCGACACCCCGGTGCCGGGCCCTGCGCCCGATGGGGCCGCCTGA
- a CDS encoding 3-hydroxyacyl-CoA dehydrogenase family protein: protein MAREFTSVGVVGLGTMGAGIVEVFARNGIDVVAVEISDAALERGRVTLTGSTDRAVAKGKLAAADRDALLSRVTFQVGLDALHSVDLVIEAVPEHLDLKQRIFAELDRVCKPEAILATNTSSLSVTEISVATARPNQVVGIHFFNPAPVMKLVEVVRTVVTSADVIADVEALCERLGKVDVTISDRAGFIANALLFGYLNHAVSMFESRYATREDIDAAMKLGCGLPMGPLALMDLIGLDTAYEILDTMYRRGGRDRRHAPVPLIKQMVTAGLLGRKSGRGFYTYERPGSPVVVPDEQTPSATELAPVPGAQGFAAAGGTAPANPAAVAKIGVVGSGTMATGIIEVFARAGYEVVSVTRGAEKSARVFESVKTSLNKGVVRGKLSEADRDAALGRINWSATLEHLADVDLVVEAVVEELSVKRALFASLDEICKPGVVLATTTSSLPVIDVAMATQRPADVVGLHFFNPAPVMPLVEVVRTIRTSAETTATAKAVCAKLGKTGVVCGDRAGFIVNALLFPYLNDAVKMLEASYSNADDIDHAMKLGCGYPMGPFELLDVVGLDVSLAIQRELYLELREPGFAPAPLLEHLVTAGYLGRKTGRGFRDHTRR, encoded by the coding sequence GTGGCGCGGGAGTTCACCAGTGTGGGAGTGGTGGGTCTGGGCACCATGGGTGCCGGCATCGTCGAGGTGTTCGCGCGTAACGGCATCGACGTCGTCGCCGTGGAGATCTCCGACGCCGCCCTGGAACGCGGCCGGGTCACCCTGACCGGCTCGACCGACCGTGCCGTGGCCAAGGGCAAGCTGGCCGCCGCCGACCGGGACGCCCTGCTGTCCCGGGTCACCTTCCAGGTCGGCCTGGACGCCCTGCACTCCGTCGACCTGGTGATCGAGGCCGTCCCCGAGCACCTCGACCTCAAGCAGCGGATCTTTGCCGAACTGGACCGGGTCTGCAAGCCCGAGGCCATCCTCGCCACCAACACCTCGTCGCTGTCCGTCACCGAGATCTCCGTCGCCACCGCCCGGCCCAACCAGGTCGTCGGCATCCACTTCTTCAACCCCGCCCCGGTGATGAAACTGGTCGAGGTCGTCCGGACGGTGGTCACCTCGGCCGACGTGATCGCCGACGTGGAGGCGCTCTGCGAGCGGCTCGGCAAGGTCGACGTCACCATCAGCGACCGTGCCGGGTTCATCGCCAACGCGCTGCTGTTCGGCTACCTCAACCACGCGGTCAGCATGTTCGAGTCCCGGTACGCGACCCGCGAGGACATCGACGCCGCGATGAAGCTCGGCTGCGGCCTGCCGATGGGCCCCCTCGCCCTGATGGACCTGATCGGCCTCGACACCGCGTACGAGATCCTCGACACCATGTACCGCCGGGGCGGGCGGGACCGCCGGCACGCCCCGGTGCCGCTGATCAAGCAGATGGTCACCGCAGGGCTGCTCGGCCGCAAGTCCGGCCGGGGCTTCTACACCTACGAGCGGCCGGGCTCCCCGGTCGTCGTACCCGACGAGCAGACGCCGTCGGCGACCGAGCTGGCACCCGTCCCCGGCGCGCAGGGCTTCGCGGCGGCCGGCGGGACCGCGCCGGCGAACCCCGCAGCCGTTGCCAAGATCGGCGTTGTCGGGTCCGGCACGATGGCCACCGGCATCATCGAGGTCTTCGCCAGGGCCGGCTACGAGGTCGTCTCGGTCACCCGGGGCGCGGAGAAGTCCGCCAGGGTCTTCGAGTCGGTCAAGACCTCGCTCAACAAGGGCGTGGTGCGCGGCAAGCTCAGCGAGGCCGACCGCGACGCCGCCCTGGGCCGGATCAACTGGTCCGCCACCCTGGAGCACCTGGCCGACGTCGACCTGGTGGTCGAGGCCGTGGTCGAGGAACTGAGTGTCAAGCGGGCCCTGTTCGCCAGCCTCGACGAGATCTGCAAGCCGGGCGTCGTGCTCGCCACCACCACCTCGTCGCTGCCGGTGATCGACGTCGCGATGGCCACCCAGCGTCCCGCCGACGTGGTGGGCCTGCACTTCTTCAACCCGGCACCGGTCATGCCGCTCGTCGAGGTGGTGCGGACCATCCGCACCTCGGCCGAGACCACCGCCACCGCGAAGGCGGTCTGCGCGAAGCTGGGCAAGACCGGCGTGGTCTGCGGCGACCGGGCGGGCTTCATCGTCAACGCCCTGCTGTTCCCGTACCTCAACGACGCGGTGAAGATGCTGGAGGCCAGCTACTCCAACGCCGACGACATCGACCACGCCATGAAGTTGGGCTGCGGTTACCCGATGGGCCCGTTCGAGCTGCTCGACGTCGTCGGGCTGGACGTGTCGCTGGCCATCCAGCGGGAGCTCTACCTGGAGCTGCGCGAGCCGGGCTTCGCGCCCGCGCCCCTGCTGGAACACCTGGTCACCGCCGGCTACCTGGGTCGCAAGACCGGCCGCGGCTTTCGCGACCACACCAGGCGCTGA
- a CDS encoding alpha/beta fold hydrolase: MRTEQLTVSANGINQSVRVAGPPDGVPVLLVHGNCSSSAFWEPLIRRLPDTLRVVAPDLRGYGDTRRAPVDATRGLADFADDVAALLDDPALVPAGRRAVVVGHSLGGGVAMRLLVDHPDRMAGLLLAAPVSPYGFGGTRDLAGTPTTPDFAGTGGGTGNPDFVARLAAGDRGGDPTSPRTVLRSSYVADPGCLGDDEELLLDSVLSTATGEDNYPGDGVPSPHWPGTAPGRRGVLNALSPAYFRIADDLVAVTTKPPVTWVHGDADVIVSDASLFDLAQLGALGVLPGWPGAADCPPQPMVGQTRAVLDRYAAAGGSYREVSLPGCGHTPHLERPAEFVAELLALTGGA; the protein is encoded by the coding sequence ATGAGGACCGAGCAGCTCACCGTGTCGGCCAACGGGATCAACCAGTCCGTACGGGTCGCCGGACCGCCGGATGGCGTGCCGGTGCTGCTGGTGCACGGCAACTGTTCGTCGTCCGCCTTCTGGGAACCGCTGATCCGGCGGCTGCCGGACACCCTGCGGGTGGTCGCGCCGGACCTGCGGGGCTACGGCGACACCCGGCGGGCCCCGGTGGACGCCACCCGTGGCCTGGCCGACTTCGCCGATGACGTGGCCGCCCTGCTCGACGACCCGGCACTGGTCCCCGCCGGCCGCCGCGCCGTGGTGGTGGGGCACTCCCTCGGCGGGGGAGTCGCCATGCGCCTGCTGGTCGACCACCCCGACCGGATGGCGGGGCTCCTGCTGGCCGCGCCGGTGTCGCCGTACGGCTTCGGCGGCACCCGCGACCTGGCCGGCACCCCCACCACGCCGGATTTCGCCGGCACCGGTGGCGGCACCGGCAACCCCGACTTCGTGGCCCGGCTTGCCGCCGGTGACCGTGGTGGGGATCCGACCAGCCCCCGCACCGTGCTGCGCAGCAGCTACGTGGCGGACCCCGGCTGCCTCGGCGACGACGAGGAGCTGCTGCTCGACAGCGTGCTGTCGACCGCCACGGGGGAGGACAACTACCCCGGTGACGGGGTGCCGTCGCCACACTGGCCGGGAACCGCGCCGGGGCGGCGGGGCGTGCTCAACGCGCTGTCCCCGGCGTACTTCCGGATCGCCGACGATCTGGTGGCCGTCACGACGAAGCCGCCGGTCACCTGGGTGCACGGCGACGCCGACGTGATCGTGTCCGACGCGTCCCTGTTCGACCTGGCACAGCTGGGCGCGCTCGGCGTGCTGCCCGGCTGGCCCGGCGCGGCGGACTGCCCGCCGCAGCCCATGGTCGGGCAGACCCGCGCCGTGCTCGACCGGTACGCCGCCGCCGGCGGCAGCTACCGGGAGGTGTCGCTGCCGGGCTGCGGGCACACCCCCCACCTGGAGCGCCCGGCCGAGTTCGTGGCCGAGCTGCTGGCGCTCACCGGGGGTGCGTGA
- a CDS encoding FHA domain-containing protein, whose translation MRGLSFRLGPEPLVLGRADTVEIVLHDPHLSRRHAEVWLAGEGVSLVDLGSTNGTWVNDRRLTEVTRLVDGDVIRIGRTELRFFDPGVAHTDPVGLRLGPPRHDRRPTLPLPIAVGDRTAR comes from the coding sequence ATGCGGGGACTCAGCTTCCGCCTCGGCCCCGAACCACTGGTGCTCGGGCGGGCCGACACGGTGGAGATCGTGCTCCACGACCCGCACCTGAGCCGGCGGCACGCCGAGGTGTGGCTCGCCGGTGAGGGCGTGTCCCTGGTGGATCTCGGCTCCACCAACGGCACCTGGGTGAACGACCGACGCCTCACCGAGGTGACGCGACTGGTCGACGGCGACGTGATCCGGATCGGGCGCACCGAACTGCGCTTCTTCGATCCCGGGGTGGCGCACACCGATCCGGTGGGGCTGCGGCTCGGGCCGCCGCGCCACGACCGTCGGCCGACCCTGCCGCTGCCGATCGCCGTCGGCGACCGCACGGCGCGGTGA
- a CDS encoding aldehyde dehydrogenase family protein, which yields MTAVHVPGTPVIEDGLLVSTSPATGAEAGRLPVAGPQDVAAAVRRAREAGAWWSGLGSAERRRRLLRWRALLARRIDTLAELVHTEGGKPVADAVVEIVTAVEHVDWAARNAARVLGPRRVRSRLILAEHSAHLEYQPYGVVGVIGPWNYPVFTPIGSVAYALAAGNAVVLKPSEYTPAVGQWLVDSFAEVVPEQPVFTAVHGLGDVGAALCRSGVDKLAFTGSTATAKKVMAACAESLTPVLLEAGGKDAMIVDSDADLDAAAEACVWGAMTNAGQTCIGIERVYAVEPVFDAFVAKVVQRAGRLTVGADDSDVGPITMPSQLDVIRRHIDDALARGGRAVLGGPEAVRPPYVHPTVLVDVPEDSVAVREETFGPTLTVTRVRDADEAVRRANALSYGLGGSVFGRRQAVAIARRLRSGMASVNSALTFAGMSTLPFGGVGESGFGRIHGEDGLREFGRAKAITRRRARSLLPSTTFDRTPADVARLVKAVRAMYGR from the coding sequence ATGACGGCTGTGCATGTGCCGGGCACCCCGGTCATCGAAGACGGACTGCTGGTTTCGACGAGCCCGGCCACCGGCGCCGAGGCGGGCCGCCTGCCCGTCGCCGGTCCCCAGGACGTCGCCGCCGCGGTGCGGCGGGCGCGCGAGGCGGGGGCGTGGTGGTCCGGTCTCGGCTCCGCCGAGCGTCGTCGACGCCTGCTGCGCTGGCGCGCCCTGCTCGCCCGACGGATCGACACCCTGGCCGAGTTGGTGCACACCGAGGGCGGCAAGCCCGTCGCCGACGCGGTCGTCGAGATCGTCACCGCCGTCGAGCACGTCGACTGGGCGGCCCGCAACGCCGCCCGGGTGCTGGGTCCGCGCCGGGTCCGCTCGCGGCTCATCCTGGCCGAGCACTCCGCCCACCTCGAATACCAGCCGTACGGCGTGGTCGGCGTCATCGGCCCGTGGAACTACCCGGTCTTCACGCCGATCGGCTCCGTCGCGTACGCCCTCGCGGCCGGCAACGCGGTGGTGCTCAAGCCCAGCGAGTACACGCCGGCCGTCGGGCAGTGGCTGGTGGACAGTTTCGCCGAGGTGGTGCCCGAGCAGCCGGTGTTCACGGCGGTGCACGGGCTCGGCGACGTGGGCGCGGCGCTGTGCCGGTCGGGGGTGGACAAGCTGGCCTTCACCGGCTCCACGGCGACCGCGAAGAAGGTGATGGCGGCCTGCGCCGAGTCGCTGACCCCGGTGCTGCTGGAGGCCGGCGGCAAGGACGCCATGATCGTCGACAGCGACGCCGACCTGGACGCCGCCGCCGAGGCGTGTGTCTGGGGCGCGATGACCAACGCCGGGCAGACCTGCATCGGCATCGAGCGGGTCTACGCCGTCGAGCCGGTCTTCGACGCCTTCGTGGCGAAGGTGGTGCAGCGGGCCGGGCGGTTGACCGTGGGCGCGGACGACTCGGACGTCGGTCCGATCACCATGCCGAGCCAGCTCGACGTGATCCGGCGGCACATCGACGACGCCCTGGCCCGGGGCGGACGTGCCGTGCTCGGCGGGCCGGAGGCGGTGCGTCCGCCGTACGTGCACCCCACCGTGCTGGTGGACGTCCCGGAGGACTCGGTCGCCGTTCGGGAGGAGACCTTCGGGCCCACACTGACCGTCACCCGGGTCCGCGACGCCGACGAGGCCGTCCGGCGGGCCAATGCCCTGTCGTACGGGCTGGGCGGCTCGGTGTTCGGACGGCGGCAGGCGGTGGCGATCGCCCGCCGCCTGCGCTCCGGCATGGCGTCGGTCAACTCGGCGCTGACCTTCGCGGGAATGTCCACACTGCCCTTCGGCGGCGTGGGTGAGTCGGGCTTCGGGCGGATCCACGGCGAGGACGGGTTGCGCGAGTTCGGCCGGGCGAAGGCGATCACCCGACGCCGGGCGCGTTCGCTGCTGCCGTCGACCACCTTCGACCGGACGCCCGCCGACGTGGCCCGTCTGGTGAAGGCGGTCCGGGCCATGTACGGCAGGTGA